GCGCATACGATCCTTAAAGCATGCACAGCACCTAACTTTGAAGCGGAAATCGGACAGCACCTCTACGTCACATTTGTTCCAGAACGGATGCACTTTTTCGATAAAAATAGTGGTGAGGCTATCTTGTAGGAGGGATTTGTAATCCTGACTTTCAAAAAAACACGGTTCCCTTGGATATCTATATAGACATAGCACTCCGCTGGAGTGCATTTACCGCTGTATCGGCTTTCTATAGACATATTGAAGAAATCCGCAGAAATACCCAAGCAAAAACCCCAAGCAAAAACCCCCTATGGGGTGTGGAAAGGGGTTCAGGACTTAGGCAAAGCGCAATGAATTGCGCGACTACAAACGGGTATTCTTTTCAGAAGTGTTTATATTATAGGAAGTTTATGTTCGTAGTAAGGAAACCCTTCATCGCCTATCTGCATAAGTCCTAATATTTTAGCAATTATGAACTGGCGACTTAAACTCTTTAACCTTATCCCAAATTTTCTAAAGCGTGTCGGTTGCCAACTCTTACGCCGACTCGGATATGACCCCGATGCGTGGTTAGAAAACTTCCTCAGAGAACACAAAGGAGAATGATACGTGAAAGGCGGAGATATAATTATTGAATGTCTGAAAGCCCAAGGCGTTTCGGCGGTTTTCGGAATGCCCGGCACCCAAAATATCCAAATCTACGATGCCCTACTGCGACGCGGTACAGGCACGATCGATCACTACCTTGTCCGACATGAATACGCGGCGACGCAGATGGCGGATGGTTTCGCACGCGCCACTGGAGAAGTCGGTGTTGCTATCACTGTGCCTGGACCGGGTGCCAGCAATGCATCAACGGGAATTTTAGAGGCGTTCACGGATTGCGCCCCTGTTCTGCTGATTACGGGACAGAGCGATTCCAGTCTCTACAGCAAACATCCGAGCAAAATGTTCCACGGCTTGGACCAGATGCGGTTTTTCGAGTCGATTACAAAGTATTGCGCGATCGCACACACCGTCGCTGAGATTCCTGTCGTCATCGAAAACGCCTTTAAAGCGATGCGTAGTGGGAGACCGGGACCCACCTTCTTGGAATTTCCGATGGATGTCGTCACTGGTGAAGGAGAGGTCCGAATCCCGCCGCGTGTCGAACGCACTGAACTATCCCCGCCGGACGATGCATCGCTGCGTACGGCAGTGGAAACGATTCGTAACGCCAAGATGCCCCTGATTTTCGCCGGTTCCGCTGTCTTTCATTCAAACGCCCGAAACGAGTTACGTCTCCTCGCCGAAAAACTGAACGCACCTGTCATTGTTACCCGTAATGCCAAAGGCGTTTTGTCGGAGGACCATCCGTTGGCACTGCAAATTTGCTATGGTTACCTCGGACGCGAGGCGCTCGAACGTACGGATTGTTTGATCGGTATCGGACCGCGTTTTACCTCCATCGACACCCGAAATTGGAGTTTGGAACTACCGCAACCCTTCATCCAAATAGACGAAGATGCCGACGAAATCGGGCTTGAATACCCGTGCGACATAGGTGTGGTGGGTGATCTGAAGTTGACGTTGCAGGCACTCATTGAGGACGTTGCCCCGGGTGAAAACGGGTGGGATGAGACGCTTGCGCACCTCCGCACGGCATTCGATGCACAGCCGCCGTTGCCGGTCATTCACGAATTCCAGGACGTGCTTCCACGGGACACGATCTATGCCATTGATGTCCATGCGCTCGGTTATGCCTCTTTCGGTGAATTTCCGATCTACGATCCTCGGACGTTCCTCTATCCGAATATCGGGGTCGCCTTAGGACATGCGTATCCTGCGGCTATCGGTGCTAAGGTCGCCTACCCCGATCGACCTGTTATCTGTTTCAGTGGCGATGGTGGGTTCCTGATGGGAGCCGTGGAAATGGCGACCGCGATGAAATACGGCATCAACGTCGTCGCGGTTGTGGTGAACGACGGTGCTTTGTCAGCGATTAAGGGATCCCAGCAGAAAGGGTGTGAGGGACGCACGATCGACACGGATCTGCTCAATCCGAATTTCGTCGAATTCGCACAGTCCTTCGGTGCGTATGCCAAGCGGGTCGAGAATTTGGGGGATTTCAAGGACACTTTACGGGACGCGCTCGCCGCAGAAAAACCGGCACTCATCGAGGTGATGTTGCAAGAACGGCAGGACGATATCGTCAACGTCATTGGATGGTTGATGTCCGAACCGCTCCGAACATCCACTTTCTAACGCGCTGTTTATGGTGCGTTTGTGGGCAGGCACAAGACCTGCCCCGACAAGGTGTCCACATATTCTGATAATTCACCATAATAATACGCTGGTGTGTTTTTAATACTCGCCGCGGGCGTTCCAGCCGGGATACTGTTCTTCTAACGCTTCAAGCGTTTGCGGCGTATAGTATGGATGCCCAGCGGGTGGGAACCGAAAGACTTCACGCTCTGCGGCTGTCAGCGTGCCGATGAATTTCGAGAACATCGGGTTCCGACCTTTGTCTGTGTAGTGCCGAAAGCCTTCCCAATAGTGGTCTGCCCGTCCTAAACCGAATCCCCACGTAAAGCGTTGTCCGTCTTCCCGTAGATAATCGCTTGCTGAATGCAGTGTATAGTTGTTGAAGATACAGACGGTGCCGCCTTTACAAACAAGCGGTTCGTATTGAGCGGTATCCCGTCCGTGTTCCTTCGCAAGGAGTCTAAGTGGCGCTTGGTCCTCGTCAACATCCTCAAGGTGTACCCAAAACCCGATTTGCCCGAATTCACGAGCCGTCTCGGACTGCGGTAGCAGTGAGTTATTGCCGTTATCGATGTGCAAATTGCTCGGATCGCTATCGACACCGGGTCCCTTAAATCCAGGGTAGCGTGCAATCATACATCCAGCACGGTAGTGAATATGCTCCGTTTTCAGGAATTTACGTGCGAATTCCCAGGCATGGTGGTCCACGATCGCACGTAATAAAGCCATTTCAGGGGGCGGGAATTCGGTCAAAATCGCTCTGCCCGGAGGTGGATCGTCTTTGACTTCTTCCCATGTCTGGAGTACGCGGCGTTGGGCAGCCTGCATCTCCGCAAGTTGTTCACCAGAATAGTAGTCGGGTACGATTAAGTAGCCTTTCGCTAAGAGTTCATCCAGTTGGGCATCGGTAAATTTCTTAGGCATGTTGACCTCCAGTGGAAAAGTTGCGTACGTTTGGACAGGAGCAGGTTAAAAATTTTTGCTGACGAACCTTGACAATCACAATGAGTGACAAAGCCCGTCAGCAAAATTGAGAGCTCCCCCAGACGGACTCGAACCGCCGACACGATGGTTAACAGCCATCTGCTCTACCGACTGAGCTATGGGGGATTGTTAATGTAATTATACACTATTTCATCCGCAATTGCAAATTAAATTCAAAATTTTTACAGGGTTTCCCGAAAAGAAGGTTTGCTACAGATGAAACAGACCGATGTTAATTATACACCCTCTTGTCCACAATGGCAAATTAAATCTTGCTACGGTATTTAACACCCACACGTAACTTGCGAACCCGAAGCACCTTGCTCGCCTTTTGTTTCGTAGCCATCACGTTTCCACCAGTCTAAACCGCCCATCAACTCCTTAACCTGAAACCCCAATTTCGCCATATTTAAGGCACCTTTGGTGGAGGCGTTGCAACCGATACCATCGCAGTAGGTCACGTACACCTTGGATTTATCGAGTTCTCTTGTCGTTGCCTCGGACATTGTTCGATGTGGGATATTTATTGCTGTCGGAATGTGTTCAAGGGCATACGCCTCTGGGGAGCGTGCGTCTATGACGACGATGGGTTCCCCATTATTGAGTGCTTCAAAGAGATCCCAGGAATCGGTTTCGTAATTGAGTTTCGCCTGATAAAATTCGATGTGTCCCATAACTTTTTAAGCATGTCTCCTTTTTAACAATCTCCGCAGATCCAATCTCCCTTGACAGAAACCCCAGAGGATGCCGACAGCAAGCCATACCCGGAACCCTATTAATCCAATTTGCAAAGCAGAACTGTAGACCTCGCCTGCCTTACCACTGTAGCGCCCCTCTCTGGGCGGTCCCGAGTCGTAGAAATGATCGAAGTGGTCAGAATGAATAGGAATCCTAACATCCATGATGATATGAAAAAGGTACGCCACAGCGAAAAGCCATACATAGCCCGCCACGATCCCCAGCACAGTCCTGAGAAGTAGAATTCCGACAAACCGAAGACATGTTTTGAACTTCTGTATAAACATAATTCCGCCTTCAGCGAAATTTGGGCGGCGCAATTGTTCTAATAAGGTAGGATAATAATTACGTGAGTTTGGTATTAAGGATGCTGCTGCCTTAGCCGTTTCCACAAATTCAATTTACCCTGAGAGAAACCCCAGATAACTCCGACGGCGAGACAAATCCAGGCTCCTGGCTATGCAACAATATCAACAATATCATAGGCTGATGCACTCATGCGCTCGTACCGTTGTGCGACTTCTGCTATACTCTGGTAGCTACCATCCATATCTCGGTAAGCGAGCTTTTCTACTATCCAAAAAATGTTGCGAGAGATGAAGGCGACGAAAGCAAGCCATAAGACTCCCGCTACAACGCCCAGTGAAACTCTCATCGACAGAATTCCGAGGAACTGAAAGGGTGCTTTGAGTTTCTGCATAAACATAGTTTCTACCCCCTGTCGTGAATTTTTTGCTTTAATATCTGGCATGCCATTTCTAAATTCTCTTTCCATGAAGTATATCACATTTTTCTTGCTTTGCCAACTGTAAATTACCTCAAATCGCCACCTACTTTATAGACATAGCACTCCGCTGGAGTGCGTTGGTTCGCATACGTCTTTTTCTATAGACATATTGCTCCGCTGGAGCAAAGAGAGCGTTTATTTNNNNNNNNNNATACGTCTTTTTCTATAGACATATTGCTCCGCTGGAGCAAAGAGAGCGTTTATTTCTATCGACAAGTAGATGTGCTGAAGCGGGTGAGCGTTGATACTTCCGGGGAAAGCCCTCCTCACGCTATTTGTAGACATAGCACTCCGCTGGAGTGCGTTGGTTCGCATACGTCTTTTTCTATAGACATATTGCTCCGCTGGAGCAAAGAGAGCGTTTATTTTTATCGACAAGTAGATGCGCTGAAGCGGTGAGCGTTGATACTTCTGGGGAAAGCCCTCCTCACGCCAGAGGCGTGATATATCTATAGAAATTGGAATGCCAAAAACGCAGCACTCCAGCGGAGTGCTATGTTTGAGGGGGACATCTCGTGGACGCTAACAAATATTTACATACCCGCAAACCTTAATTATTCCACGGAAAACACCGCAACTTTACCTGTGTCGATCCATCTCGCAACCACGCTTTTGCCGGGAATTACTATACCTTCATATTCAAATGGGTTCGTCCCGAAATTGGCGATCAGTTCAACAGTATTCCCAAACTCAGTGCGTTGGACCTGCCTGTTATCGCTCAACCACTCAAAGTCGGTCATCGGTTTGCCTCCGATGTACCGATGCAGCGGTGAAAAGAAGGCATAGTGTCGTTGTATCCATGCTTTATGCTTTGTAAACTCCGCCATGTTCAGATGGTATAACGGTGGGACGTTGTAAAGCAACTCTAAGAGTGCTAAGGTCTCGATCGCATTCTCAAATTTGAGACTTCCAGAGCCCCAATGGTTCGTCGTGATTACTGAATCGTGGAACACAATTTGGTAGAGCGGTAACCGGAAACGTGAATCATAATAGAGATACAGATAGTTTGATTTGAGCGGCACCTGTTTGATGTGAACCGCCGGACCTTCGGGGGGCCAGTACGCACCTATATAGTAAGGCGAAGTTTTTTCTTTCATATCTGGATCGCCCCACCCGATGACGGGGACCGTCATCCCATGTGCAAAATGAATCGTTGTCGCGGCGTAGGCAGCACCACGTTCCGAACCGACGACCATGTTATGTGTATCCCGAATCCACGCCATACGGGCGAGGCGTGCGTTCATGCCATCTAACTGCGTCGCAGGATGGGACGGCGAATAGTCGTCGAAGAGTTGACCATAAGCATCGCAATCAATGAACCACGTATTGAAGTCCGTTGGCATCTGTGCGACGATACCGTTGACGCGATCTTCGACATACGGTCGTGCCACGAGCGGACTTAAGTGATATCCTTTCTTTTTAAATCCGCGATTCTTCGTGCCATCTGCGTTAACAATTGCGCCAGTCTCATAAAGCGACAGGTCAAACTGTGCGGTTTCCCACGTATCCTTTTCGTTTGGATGATGAATACTATGGTAGGAATCGTAGGGTCCGATCAGATACCCGAGTTCTCGCGCTTTTTCGACTGCAGTCGGATGCCGAAATCCGTCCTGCCATGAATCAGCGCCGAGCCAGAGTCTGTCCAACCCACTTTCAGCAAATTGCTCCAGCAGTTTCACAGAGAGACCGTCACCCCATACGTCTGGATGCCTGAGTGTGTCGGGGAACGCGGCGTAAAGTAACAGACAGTTACGGCGATAAATTTCTGGAAGCGATAGTGTGGGGACGTCTTGGGAAAGTAACTTTTCTGTTTCCGACGTAAGAGGAATCCTTGTCCACGCAAAGGCATTGTGAAAATCGGGTTTCTCAAGTTGCTCACTTAATGCGCGGCTCACGATCCGTAAGACATAATGGGACTGATAGGTAGATTGAGCGATTTCACGAACCGCTTTCCGGGTCTCCGTACTGAACTCTGCCCAGATCTGTTTCGCAACCTTCCCATCGCCACTCAGTCTTGTCGCAAACGTCTTCCAATCCGTTACATCGTATCGACTGAGGAGCTTGCCGCCCCAGAGGTAGACGTGCGCCGCACCGAGCAATTTCTCCGCTTCTGGGGTCTTTTCGATCTTTTCAGCGAACGAAACGAATTCACCGTTCTCAATCAGCCACTGCCGATATTGCTTGGCAGGTTCAACCGGGGATGCCGCACCGAGTGAAAGACGCACCCCATACGTTTTCTGTTCCCAGTTCGGCGTGAAGGCGTGTGATACCCGCATCCCTAAGTCAGATGTTTCCGTCTCACTGAAATGGATGCGGTTGTTGAAAGGGTTGGTTAAAATGTAAGTAAGCGTTCTCTCACCGAGATCTAATCCCCAAAACGGCATAGAGAGACCTGCTGTTGTGTTTATCGGTCCCCGATCGCGTAAAAAGTCTCGCCAGGTGATGTCATCTTTCGGTACGTAACTCCCCTCAAAGAAGGGAAGAATATAGCCGCGGATGGATTCGGTGTTTTCAATAAGGGGCCAGGTGAAATTTTGTGGGTCGTTTACAGGGTCATCTTGAATGAATACGATCGTTAGCGAATCCTTTAGCAATTCGGCATGAACGGTAAGGGCGCGTTCCGGCAGTTTCCAACGAAAACCGTTGTCTTCATGAGAAACATCCATCGCGGCACCCAATCCTGTCTGACCCACTGAAGCCCGAACCGTTATGTCCGTTCCTGCAGGATAGACATTCATAGCAAGCGACTGCGGGAAGATTTCAACGTCCCAAACGGCGTTGCTGAAACGGAGGCTTTCAAGTGTGTCACTCATAGCGATAGCAGGCAGCAGAAATATCCCTATGGATAAGAGGTAAAATTGGAATCTCGACACTGGGAGTCTGTCCTCGTCTATTCTATCTGTAGCTGCGTAAGATGGCGCGCCAGGAAAACGCGCCACAGAAAGACTGTTTAGCTTGATAATTCTTCCCACAACGCTCGATAGAAATTCATCACACGGATGGGATCCGAGCTTCCTGCGATCTCTGCTAAGCAGTAATCCGAATATCCGGACTCTTTCAGCAATGTGAAGAGTTCCCGCCACGGATACTCACGTCGATGTAGCTCCGTGATATGCACCAAGCCGATTCTGCCTCTCACGTAGTTGAAGTTGTTTAGAATGGAACCGTCTTCTACTTCACCGAAATTGGAATTCCAGCAGACATAGACATTCTCATGGTCGGCGACATCAATAATTGTGCGGATATGTGGGAGTTCAGAGGTGCCACCCCCGTGCACTTCTAACCGAATCTGCACACCGAGATTCGCGGCGAATTCGCCACACTCGCGCAATGCCAACCCGATCTGTTCCAAGGTCTTTTCGACGGGTACTTCGTTGGGCAATCCATTCGGACGCACTTTCACGCCGGGTGCGCCGACATCGGCGGCGAGTTGAGAATACGCCTTTGTCCCCGCTATATTCCTGCGAACCACTGCTTGATCGGTGGCATGATAGTCAAATGCGGAACCTAAACCGGCGATCTCGATCGGAGAGTCAGCAAATTGCTGCTTTATCGCCGCTCGTTCACTTGCGGAGAGGTCAACTTCAACGCCGTGGGCATGTGTTGTCCGCAATTCCACACCTGAGAATCCTGTCTCTACGCAGTTTTCGATGATTGTAGCGACATCCCAATCTTTTGCCATATTATACGTAACTAAACCAAGTTTCATAGAATCTCCTTATTCAAAAAGTTGTGCGACTTGACATGAAAAATCTTCAACGACATCTTCGCCAGTGAGTGTGTCGTTGCGTGTGAGCAATTTGATATCTGTTTTAGAACGGTAGATCGTCACCGTTCTGGATAACGGCTCGATCACCCAGACAAGACGGGTTCCGGCGTCCAGATAGGCGAAAACCTTTTCAGAAACATTATACTGTAAATCCATCGGTGCAATTATCTCAACCGCAAGATCAGGCGAGTACGGAAATACATTACTCAGGTCATCTGGTATCTGGGTTAATAAAACAAAAGCAATATCTGGTATTAGCACACAATCACCGATCTTGAAACCTGTATAGGGCACATAGATGCGTCCCAATTGGTTTTCCCGTACATGCTGACCTAAAGACCAACTGAGATTCATACTAATATTGCCGTGTTCCACTGGTGTAGGCGGTATTGGTATGAGTTTTCCTTCCACATATTCATATAT
This genomic stretch from Candidatus Poribacteria bacterium harbors:
- a CDS encoding thiamine pyrophosphate-binding protein, which codes for MKGGDIIIECLKAQGVSAVFGMPGTQNIQIYDALLRRGTGTIDHYLVRHEYAATQMADGFARATGEVGVAITVPGPGASNASTGILEAFTDCAPVLLITGQSDSSLYSKHPSKMFHGLDQMRFFESITKYCAIAHTVAEIPVVIENAFKAMRSGRPGPTFLEFPMDVVTGEGEVRIPPRVERTELSPPDDASLRTAVETIRNAKMPLIFAGSAVFHSNARNELRLLAEKLNAPVIVTRNAKGVLSEDHPLALQICYGYLGREALERTDCLIGIGPRFTSIDTRNWSLELPQPFIQIDEDADEIGLEYPCDIGVVGDLKLTLQALIEDVAPGENGWDETLAHLRTAFDAQPPLPVIHEFQDVLPRDTIYAIDVHALGYASFGEFPIYDPRTFLYPNIGVALGHAYPAAIGAKVAYPDRPVICFSGDGGFLMGAVEMATAMKYGINVVAVVVNDGALSAIKGSQQKGCEGRTIDTDLLNPNFVEFAQSFGAYAKRVENLGDFKDTLRDALAAEKPALIEVMLQERQDDIVNVIGWLMSEPLRTSTF
- a CDS encoding Uma2 family endonuclease; the encoded protein is MDIPKNGYEQAAISLVPLETDMTVDDFLESELEIYEYVEGKLIPIPPTPVEHGNISMNLSWSLGQHVRENQLGRIYVPYTGFKIGDCVLIPDIAFVLLTQIPDDLSNVFPYSPDLAVEIIAPMDLQYNVSEKVFAYLDAGTRLVWVIEPLSRTVTIYRSKTDIKLLTRNDTLTGEDVVEDFSCQVAQLFE
- a CDS encoding sugar phosphate isomerase/epimerase, producing MKLGLVTYNMAKDWDVATIIENCVETGFSGVELRTTHAHGVEVDLSASERAAIKQQFADSPIEIAGLGSAFDYHATDQAVVRRNIAGTKAYSQLAADVGAPGVKVRPNGLPNEVPVEKTLEQIGLALRECGEFAANLGVQIRLEVHGGGTSELPHIRTIIDVADHENVYVCWNSNFGEVEDGSILNNFNYVRGRIGLVHITELHRREYPWRELFTLLKESGYSDYCLAEIAGSSDPIRVMNFYRALWEELSS
- a CDS encoding rhodanese-like domain-containing protein, with product MGHIEFYQAKLNYETDSWDLFEALNNGEPIVVIDARSPEAYALEHIPTAINIPHRTMSEATTRELDKSKVYVTYCDGIGCNASTKGALNMAKLGFQVKELMGGLDWWKRDGYETKGEQGASGSQVTCGC